A window from Desulfuromonas sp. encodes these proteins:
- a CDS encoding C4-dicarboxylate ABC transporter substrate-binding protein, with amino-acid sequence MKRVFSLLTVLLLTVCLSTAVAAEKKKDPLAAWKPKFDPSGAKYTYILSNISHPVIEGVAVGYRIRDAVWEKSNGQIYVDYRPLAQLGGEKDVIAKLKLGAVHGMLSSSVAAQNVADRLGIVNLPYVVDTFDKLDKFRNTPELWKPFTESALASGIMTVDVTGYGPYGWATNTPVRTIADAKTINFRIAQAPLNADFYKAWGLKFTVMPWPDVPQALQTGVITGLDHTAIVCNITKKFNIAKNFTELDYAQGLFIHLMNKRWFDKLPADLQKVMIDVIAEESAKTRELTKKQHTEQVAKAKEAGVQFFKLSAAEQQSLVDMAAPVLEKWGEKIGADYLKTVQTALAK; translated from the coding sequence ATGAAAAGAGTATTCTCCCTGCTGACCGTACTGCTGCTGACGGTCTGTCTGTCGACCGCTGTCGCTGCTGAAAAGAAAAAAGACCCGCTGGCGGCGTGGAAACCGAAGTTCGATCCGAGTGGTGCCAAGTACACCTACATCCTCTCCAACATCTCGCACCCGGTCATCGAAGGGGTCGCCGTCGGCTACCGGATCCGCGATGCGGTCTGGGAAAAATCGAACGGCCAGATTTACGTCGACTACCGGCCGCTGGCCCAGCTCGGCGGTGAAAAGGACGTTATCGCCAAGCTCAAGCTCGGCGCTGTTCACGGCATGCTGAGCTCTTCGGTCGCCGCTCAGAACGTTGCCGACCGTCTCGGCATTGTCAACCTGCCGTATGTTGTCGACACCTTCGACAAGCTCGACAAGTTCCGCAACACGCCGGAGCTCTGGAAGCCGTTCACCGAAAGCGCGCTGGCCAGCGGCATCATGACGGTCGACGTCACCGGCTACGGTCCGTACGGCTGGGCGACCAACACCCCGGTTAGAACCATCGCCGACGCCAAGACCATCAACTTCCGCATCGCCCAGGCACCGCTTAATGCCGACTTCTATAAGGCCTGGGGCCTGAAGTTTACGGTCATGCCGTGGCCCGACGTGCCGCAGGCTCTGCAGACCGGCGTCATCACCGGCCTCGACCACACCGCCATCGTCTGCAACATCACCAAGAAATTCAACATAGCCAAAAACTTCACCGAGCTCGACTACGCCCAGGGCCTTTTCATCCACCTGATGAACAAGCGCTGGTTCGACAAGTTGCCGGCCGACCTGCAGAAGGTCATGATCGACGTTATTGCAGAAGAGAGCGCCAAGACGCGTGAACTGACAAAGAAGCAGCACACCGAGCAGGTCGCCAAGGCGAAAGAAGCGGGCGTCCAGTTCTTCAAGCTCTCGGCTGCCGAGCAGCAAAGTCTGGTTGACATGGCGGCCCCGGTTCTCGAAAAATGGGGCGAGAAGATCGGTGCGGATTACCTGAAAACCGTACAGACGGCTCTTGCCAAGTAA
- a CDS encoding TatD family deoxyribonuclease: MLIDTHIHLDRFSAELDLEKELIAARKSGVARFVVPGVHRCDWPRLKKMVASIDGGLAAYGVHPLAGEEWDQSCGDELQNFLRDEKAVAVGEIGLDRYVDVVREVQERVFREQLQIAVAEGLPVLIHCRRRTGRILEILQEEKINRVGGIMHAFGGSYETARKAISLGFVLSFGGSLTYPEARRVVEVLQKAPGDAIVIETDAPDMAPHPHRGCANRPLWLNLVLERLAEIRGWSLEQAAAMTTRNARRALKLDER, translated from the coding sequence ATGTTGATTGATACGCATATCCATCTCGACCGTTTTTCCGCCGAACTCGATCTTGAAAAAGAACTTATTGCCGCCCGGAAAAGCGGGGTCGCCCGTTTTGTTGTCCCCGGCGTGCACCGCTGTGACTGGCCACGGTTGAAAAAGATGGTTGCCTCAATCGACGGCGGTTTGGCGGCCTACGGAGTGCATCCGCTGGCCGGCGAAGAGTGGGATCAATCCTGTGGCGACGAACTGCAGAATTTTTTGCGCGACGAAAAAGCAGTCGCAGTCGGTGAAATCGGTCTCGACCGCTATGTTGATGTTGTACGCGAAGTGCAGGAGCGGGTGTTTCGCGAACAGTTACAGATTGCCGTTGCCGAGGGCTTGCCGGTCCTGATCCATTGTCGCAGGAGAACCGGGCGGATACTCGAGATCCTGCAGGAAGAAAAGATTAACCGGGTCGGCGGAATCATGCATGCCTTCGGTGGCAGCTACGAGACGGCAAGGAAGGCGATTTCGCTCGGTTTTGTTCTTTCCTTTGGCGGATCGCTGACTTATCCTGAAGCGCGGCGTGTCGTTGAGGTTTTGCAAAAGGCACCCGGTGATGCCATTGTTATTGAAACCGATGCCCCGGATATGGCGCCGCATCCGCATCGGGGTTGCGCGAACCGGCCGCTCTGGCTTAATCTTGTTCTCGAGCGGCTGGCTGAAATCAGGGGGTGGAGCCTGGAGCAGGCAGCCGCCATGACAACGAGAAATGCCAGGCGGGCCCTCAAACTGGATGAACGGTAA
- a CDS encoding multidrug transporter AcrB: protein MKEPLIDNPGFAGRVAAMFINSRLTALAIIFSLLLGLLAITLLPREEEPQIKVPMIDVMVSMPGATPAEIEQRVSVPIEKILYELPGVEYIYSTSSRGQSMLVVRFYVGEDLETAIVRLNQKLQTNFDRIPHGVSKPLVKPHTIDDVPILALTFHGGGYDHFILRRLAAQVDDEIKNIHNVAETKLIGGTRRQVRVEFDPLKLAARDLAPGQLIRALQQANQQQYTGNLESLNHQVLLQTGEFFSTAEEIKRIVVGVYGDRPVYLQDVATISDGPQEPDNYVLYGQPGQDEEAAVTLSVAKRPGSNAIDVVHEVEAKIDTLKGKLIPADVEVSVTRNYGETAAEKSNELLLHMGIAVFGVSLLILFFLGFRESLVVLLAIPSTLALTLLVFYLYGYTLNRITLFALIFSIGILVDDAIVVVENIVRHMRLPGASNKSVAKIAIEAVAEVGNPTILATWAVIAAILPMAFVGGLMGPYMRPIPIGSSAAMLFSLVIAFTVTPWAAIRLLKHCKEPDVDPAECPLDDDHDHAPDDFFTRLYHRIMDPLLASVLWRSVFFAGIIVLLLGSFTMVYFGAVKVKMLPFDNKSEFQVILNMPEGSTLEQTARVVREMAAVVKQDPTTVDYQVYVGTASPYNFNGLVRHYFMRSGPDVADIQVNLLAKGERKLQSHDIAVRMRPAIAKIAEKYGAAVAVAEVPPGPPVLQTLVAEIYGPDDDSRVKLAKQVRQIFKSTEGVVDVDWYREAERTRLVLKIDKEKAALNGISEEEITRTVQLATQGMPIDLFHQPRDKEEVNVVLQLPKHLRARVDGLLNISLRSTGNPKARLVPLRELVSVREEPVDQPIYHKNLKPVIYVTGDVAGSVESPVYAIFDMNESLAKLKAGDYGGEGGEIEVFNMNQPFTTSEPALKWDGEWHITLEVFRDLGLAFAVVMILIYMFMVGWFKDYFTPLVVMAAIPFSLIGILPAHWALGAFFTATSMIGFMAGAGIVVRNSIILVDFIELRIGHGLPLDEAVVEAGAIRFRPMLLTALAVVVGASVILADPIFQGLAISLMFGEIASLLVSRMAVPVLYYMLKKRGPKTASA, encoded by the coding sequence ATGAAGGAGCCTTTGATCGACAACCCGGGATTTGCCGGACGCGTCGCCGCGATGTTCATCAACTCGCGCCTGACCGCACTGGCGATTATCTTCTCGTTGTTGCTCGGCCTGCTGGCGATCACCCTGCTGCCGCGCGAGGAGGAGCCGCAGATCAAGGTGCCGATGATCGACGTGATGGTCAGCATGCCCGGCGCCACCCCGGCCGAGATCGAGCAGCGCGTCTCGGTCCCGATCGAAAAAATTCTCTACGAGCTGCCCGGGGTCGAATATATCTACTCGACCTCGAGCCGCGGCCAGAGCATGCTGGTGGTGCGTTTCTACGTCGGTGAGGACCTCGAGACGGCGATCGTGCGGCTGAACCAGAAGCTGCAGACCAACTTCGATCGCATCCCGCACGGGGTGTCGAAACCGTTGGTTAAACCGCACACCATCGACGACGTGCCGATTCTGGCGCTGACCTTCCACGGCGGCGGCTACGATCATTTCATTCTACGGCGGCTCGCCGCCCAGGTAGATGACGAGATCAAGAACATTCACAACGTCGCCGAGACGAAGCTGATCGGCGGCACCCGCCGTCAGGTACGGGTCGAGTTTGATCCGCTGAAGCTCGCCGCGCGCGACCTTGCCCCGGGGCAACTGATCCGGGCGCTGCAGCAGGCCAACCAACAGCAGTACACCGGCAACCTCGAATCGTTGAATCATCAGGTGCTGTTGCAGACCGGCGAATTCTTCAGCACGGCCGAGGAAATCAAGCGCATCGTCGTCGGTGTCTACGGCGACCGTCCGGTCTACCTGCAGGACGTCGCCACGATCAGCGATGGCCCGCAGGAACCTGACAATTACGTGCTCTACGGACAGCCCGGCCAGGACGAGGAGGCCGCAGTAACCCTGTCGGTTGCCAAACGTCCCGGTTCCAACGCCATTGATGTGGTACACGAGGTCGAGGCCAAGATCGATACCCTCAAGGGGAAGCTGATCCCGGCCGATGTCGAGGTCAGCGTGACGCGCAACTACGGTGAGACTGCAGCCGAGAAGTCGAACGAGCTGCTGCTGCATATGGGGATCGCGGTCTTCGGTGTCTCGCTGCTGATCCTGTTCTTTCTCGGCTTCCGCGAATCGCTGGTGGTTCTGCTGGCGATCCCGTCGACCCTGGCGCTGACCCTGTTGGTCTTTTATCTCTACGGCTACACGCTAAACCGCATTACTCTCTTTGCCCTGATCTTCTCCATCGGTATCCTGGTCGACGACGCCATTGTGGTGGTCGAGAATATCGTGCGTCACATGCGCCTGCCCGGCGCGAGCAACAAGTCGGTGGCCAAGATCGCGATCGAGGCGGTGGCCGAGGTCGGCAACCCGACCATCCTTGCAACCTGGGCGGTGATCGCGGCGATCCTGCCGATGGCCTTTGTCGGCGGACTGATGGGTCCCTATATGCGGCCGATCCCGATCGGTTCGTCGGCAGCAATGCTTTTTTCGCTGGTGATCGCCTTCACCGTAACGCCCTGGGCGGCGATCCGTCTGCTCAAGCATTGCAAGGAACCCGACGTCGATCCCGCCGAGTGCCCGCTCGACGATGACCACGATCATGCCCCAGACGACTTCTTTACACGACTCTACCATCGCATCATGGACCCGCTCCTGGCCAGCGTACTCTGGCGCAGTGTTTTCTTCGCCGGGATCATCGTGCTGCTGCTCGGCAGCTTTACGATGGTCTACTTCGGTGCGGTCAAGGTCAAGATGCTGCCGTTCGACAACAAAAGCGAATTTCAGGTGATTCTCAATATGCCCGAGGGCTCGACCCTGGAGCAGACTGCGCGGGTCGTGCGTGAGATGGCAGCGGTGGTCAAACAGGATCCGACCACGGTCGATTACCAGGTCTATGTCGGCACCGCATCGCCCTACAATTTCAACGGCCTGGTGCGGCACTATTTCATGCGGAGCGGTCCCGACGTTGCCGATATCCAGGTCAACCTGCTTGCGAAAGGTGAACGAAAATTACAAAGCCACGACATCGCGGTCCGCATGCGCCCGGCGATCGCCAAAATTGCAGAAAAATACGGTGCAGCGGTAGCGGTGGCCGAGGTTCCGCCCGGACCGCCGGTGCTGCAGACCCTGGTCGCAGAGATCTATGGCCCCGATGACGATTCACGGGTCAAACTGGCAAAACAGGTGCGCCAGATCTTCAAGTCGACCGAAGGCGTCGTCGATGTCGACTGGTACCGTGAGGCCGAGCGCACCCGCCTGGTGCTGAAAATCGATAAGGAGAAAGCGGCGCTTAACGGGATCAGCGAAGAGGAGATCACCCGTACGGTGCAGCTGGCAACCCAGGGGATGCCGATCGACCTCTTCCATCAGCCACGCGACAAAGAGGAAGTCAACGTCGTGCTGCAGCTGCCGAAGCACTTGCGGGCGCGGGTCGACGGGCTGTTGAATATTTCGCTGCGTTCGACCGGCAATCCGAAAGCCAGGCTGGTACCGCTGCGTGAGCTGGTAAGCGTTCGCGAAGAACCGGTTGATCAGCCGATCTACCACAAGAACCTCAAACCGGTGATCTATGTTACCGGTGACGTGGCCGGCAGCGTCGAGAGCCCGGTCTACGCGATCTTCGATATGAATGAAAGCCTCGCCAAACTTAAAGCCGGCGACTACGGCGGCGAAGGGGGTGAGATCGAGGTTTTCAACATGAACCAGCCGTTCACCACCAGTGAGCCGGCGCTTAAATGGGACGGTGAATGGCATATCACTCTCGAGGTGTTCCGCGACCTCGGCCTGGCATTTGCGGTGGTGATGATACTGATTTACATGTTTATGGTCGGCTGGTTCAAAGACTACTTCACGCCGCTGGTGGTGATGGCCGCGATCCCGTTTTCGCTGATCGGTATTCTGCCGGCGCATTGGGCTCTCGGCGCTTTTTTCACCGCAACCTCGATGATCGGTTTTATGGCCGGTGCCGGTATCGTGGTCCGAAACTCGATCATACTGGTCGATTTCATTGAATTGCGCATCGGTCATGGGTTGCCGCTGGACGAGGCGGTGGTCGAGGCCGGTGCTATTCGTTTCCGTCCGATGTTGCTGACGGCCCTGGCCGTGGTCGTGGGTGCCTCAGTCATCCTAGCTGACCCGATCTTCCAGGGGCTGGCCATCTCACTGATGTTCGGCGAGATCGCCTCGTTGCTGGTCAGCCGGATGGCGGTACCGGTGCTTTACTACATGCTTAAGAAGAGAGGGCCAAAAACGGCGAGTGCCTGA
- a CDS encoding DUF2892 domain-containing protein, which translates to MTVNRYLRMVAGFFIMLSLALAHYHNPNWLWFTAFVGLNLFQSAFTNWCPLITILKKMGVRDA; encoded by the coding sequence ATGACTGTCAATCGTTACCTGAGAATGGTCGCCGGATTTTTTATCATGCTGAGCCTTGCGCTCGCCCATTACCATAACCCGAACTGGCTCTGGTTTACCGCTTTTGTCGGGCTCAACCTGTTCCAGAGCGCGTTCACCAACTGGTGTCCGCTGATCACCATCCTCAAAAAAATGGGGGTCCGGGACGCCTGA
- a CDS encoding TolC family protein, with product MKARPFLFLFLTLLLSAPGFAAGLDGPDIWTARRAIEFARKNNPDSQQATQRILQAEAMLQQAEVGFYPQLELTGRYSQTNNPMYSFGNILNQGEFSPGIDFNNPGRTDNLDLGVGVQYRLYNGGRDMAQKEAARAGIDLSAAESEAVLLRLEFKLFQSVQRILASRKVIETRLKALKAISSSLAVARSRFEAGDLLKSDLLNLEVEQSQATENLVQAQHDLEMAKRVFLTLLGLPGDGLRIEIEEGESPVLPTEPDSAQRPEMKKLTAALQAAESRLAAARGSRLPTVDGFARYNYDQGTVLDGDGDSWIAGVNLNFKLFDGHQSAADIALAEARLGEVRAEKKKLELALGLELSQAELALNLARERLKVSQKMVEQAAESERLTKARFDAGVLLTSELIDSEKRLTDARVGNALATSAVAVAIADLRRAAGLPLFGESDSQVSLEK from the coding sequence ATGAAAGCAAGACCATTCTTATTTCTTTTTTTGACCTTATTGCTCAGTGCACCGGGCTTCGCCGCTGGTCTGGATGGTCCTGATATCTGGACGGCGCGCCGGGCGATCGAATTTGCCAGAAAGAACAACCCGGACAGTCAACAGGCAACGCAACGAATACTCCAGGCCGAGGCTATGCTGCAGCAGGCAGAGGTCGGCTTCTACCCGCAGCTTGAGCTGACAGGTCGTTACAGCCAGACCAACAACCCGATGTATTCCTTCGGTAATATTCTCAACCAGGGAGAGTTTTCTCCGGGCATAGACTTTAACAATCCAGGCCGCACCGACAACCTGGACCTGGGAGTCGGTGTGCAGTACCGTTTATACAACGGTGGTCGGGATATGGCACAGAAGGAGGCCGCCCGGGCTGGCATCGATCTCTCGGCCGCAGAGAGCGAAGCTGTTCTCCTCCGTCTCGAATTCAAGCTCTTCCAATCGGTTCAGAGAATTTTAGCCAGTCGCAAAGTTATAGAGACCCGCTTAAAGGCCCTGAAGGCGATCTCCTCTTCGCTTGCGGTCGCCCGGTCCCGCTTCGAAGCCGGGGATCTTCTCAAGTCTGACCTGCTGAACCTTGAGGTGGAGCAATCGCAGGCAACCGAGAACCTGGTCCAGGCGCAACACGATCTTGAAATGGCGAAAAGGGTATTCCTGACCCTTTTGGGTCTGCCCGGAGATGGTTTGCGGATAGAGATTGAGGAAGGCGAAAGCCCGGTTCTGCCAACCGAACCCGATTCGGCTCAACGCCCGGAAATGAAGAAGCTGACCGCTGCCCTGCAGGCCGCTGAATCGCGATTGGCGGCAGCGCGCGGCAGTCGCTTGCCGACGGTTGATGGTTTTGCCCGGTATAACTATGATCAGGGGACTGTCCTCGATGGTGATGGTGACTCGTGGATCGCCGGGGTGAATTTGAACTTCAAACTGTTTGATGGTCATCAATCTGCCGCCGATATTGCCCTGGCCGAAGCTCGCCTCGGAGAAGTCCGTGCCGAAAAGAAGAAGCTGGAACTGGCGCTCGGTCTTGAATTGAGTCAGGCTGAACTGGCCTTGAACCTGGCACGGGAACGTCTTAAGGTCTCGCAGAAGATGGTGGAACAGGCAGCCGAAAGCGAAAGACTGACCAAAGCCCGTTTCGATGCCGGTGTTCTGTTGACGTCCGAACTGATCGACAGTGAAAAACGGCTGACCGATGCCCGGGTCGGCAACGCCCTGGCGACCTCGGCGGTCGCAGTGGCCATCGCCGATCTGCGCCGTGCTGCCGGGCTCCCCCTGTTTGGCGAATCCGATTCCCAAGTTTCCCTGGAGAAATAA
- a CDS encoding efflux RND transporter periplasmic adaptor subunit, whose protein sequence is MKPMKLFLLLLAPLLLLGCGGSAEKNETVKMPTVEVQTQILEQVDVPFQVEVAGTVKAVEHALISSRVAGQVSRLPVEVGSRVNKGDLLVAISADEIKAKLRQAETRLAQARRNLERESKLLPAGASTAERVNTLEEQVQIAAAGEREVRAMLEYTRVRAPFNSTVTRKLIEVGDLATPGAPLLQLENSKALEVQIQVPGALAQGLKLEDPLPISIPAAGLDLDARIREIEPTVDPETRTTRIKLTLPARAGLRSGQFARVSLVDRRAKTLLVPAEAISVNGQMDQVFVVEDGTAHLRLVRVGTRHGEQVEILSGLTAGDQVIIHAATQLHDGQPLKIVAPEPLQ, encoded by the coding sequence ATGAAACCAATGAAATTATTCCTATTATTGCTCGCTCCATTGCTTTTACTCGGTTGTGGCGGTTCGGCCGAAAAAAATGAGACCGTCAAGATGCCGACGGTTGAGGTACAGACGCAAATTCTGGAGCAGGTCGATGTCCCGTTTCAGGTCGAGGTTGCCGGCACCGTTAAAGCGGTCGAGCACGCGCTGATCTCGTCACGTGTTGCCGGCCAGGTTTCCAGGCTACCGGTGGAAGTTGGCTCCAGGGTCAACAAGGGTGACCTCCTGGTGGCGATCAGCGCCGACGAAATCAAGGCCAAGCTGCGTCAGGCCGAAACCCGGCTCGCCCAGGCGCGGCGCAACCTCGAGCGCGAGAGCAAGCTGCTGCCGGCCGGGGCTTCAACGGCCGAGAGGGTCAATACATTAGAGGAACAGGTACAGATTGCCGCGGCTGGCGAGCGTGAGGTCCGGGCCATGCTCGAATATACCCGGGTACGCGCCCCCTTTAACTCCACGGTGACGCGCAAATTGATAGAGGTTGGCGACCTCGCCACTCCGGGCGCACCGCTGCTGCAACTTGAAAACAGCAAGGCTCTCGAAGTGCAGATCCAGGTACCCGGGGCCCTGGCTCAAGGTTTGAAGCTCGAAGATCCCCTGCCGATATCGATCCCCGCCGCGGGGCTCGATCTGGATGCCCGGATCCGCGAAATCGAGCCGACCGTTGATCCTGAAACGCGCACGACCCGGATCAAGCTGACATTACCGGCTCGTGCCGGGCTGCGCAGTGGCCAGTTCGCACGCGTTTCCCTGGTCGACCGCAGGGCCAAGACCCTGCTGGTTCCGGCTGAGGCGATCAGCGTCAACGGCCAGATGGACCAGGTTTTTGTCGTTGAGGATGGCACCGCCCATCTGCGCCTGGTGCGCGTCGGCACCCGTCACGGTGAACAGGTCGAGATCCTCTCGGGACTTACGGCCGGAGATCAGGTGATTATCCACGCAGCGACACAACTGCATGACGGCCAGCCGCTGAAGATCGTTGCGCCGGAGCCGCTACAATGA